The sequence AACGGACCAAAATGAGCTTCGGATTCTTTTAGGATCGTAGGGCTCACCACATTGATACGCAATCCCTTAGGAAGTTCAATTGCGGCAGCCCGAACAAAACCTTCCAACGCGCCGGAGACGACTGAAGCCGCGACGCCGGCGAAGATCGGTTCGTCGTTAAGAACGCCCGAAATCAAAGTGAAGGATCCTTTTTCTTTGATGAACGGGATCGCCTCCTGAACCAGATTGATCTGACCCATGAGCTTGCTTCCCAACGAAAACTGCCACTTTTCAGCAGTGAGCTCCGAAAGCGGAGCAAATGTGAC comes from Terriglobales bacterium and encodes:
- a CDS encoding short chain dehydrogenase, which encodes MKIVLIGANGTIGELVRKALAGAGHEIVKVGRKSGDFQVEIEKRESVRKLYQAVGSFDAVAIAAGEVTFAPLSELTAEKWQFSLGSKLMGQINLVQEAIPFIKEKGSFTLISGVLNDEPIFAGVAASVVSGALEGFVRAAAIELPKGLRINVVSPTILKESEAHFGPFFPGTIPVEGSKVGQAYKRAILGAQTGRVYKVD